The following coding sequences lie in one Caldilineales bacterium genomic window:
- the glpA gene encoding anaerobic glycerol-3-phosphate dehydrogenase subunit A — MKRIETEILVVGGGATGTGVAWDAALRGFQVVLVEKRDLTHGTTGRYHGLLHSGGRYVVKDPVSATECIHENRILRRTHTHCIEDTGGFFVVTPEDEGEYPDKFLEGCVKTGVDCAEISVAEALRREPLLNRRLSRVFEVPDGSADSFLATHATAQAARLAGARILNYHELVDLIIVPDDGGRRVVGARVRDVARGEEIEIRSQMVINATGAWANKVTGLARITISVVPGKGTMVAMSHRLTNTVLNRCKKPSDGDIIVPVHTVAVIGTTDERVTDPENLRIEPWEVQLMLDEGERLIPGISQARVVRAWAGVRPLYQEDYAGASREATRQFALLDHKARHNVAGFLTITGGKWTTFRLMAEKTVDKACEQLGARKACVTAQSTVPGAEQGHYWLGHRLHEIEDAHLQGQLVCECELVTRPMLEAAARNNPTLTLDDLRRDVRLGMGPCQGGWCTYRSVGIIHELGQAGAWSGEAGEQTSEAANWDVAYVQSPKRQTGPTSILRQAAGALPVLFNPNLLLRDFLQERWKGVTPILWGQQLKQERLDEMIYLSLLNVDHLPESDLSSPLTDFYHYDTTPNDKLEAPK, encoded by the coding sequence ATGAAGCGCATCGAAACTGAAATCCTGGTCGTTGGCGGCGGCGCCACCGGCACAGGGGTGGCCTGGGATGCCGCTTTGCGCGGTTTCCAGGTTGTGCTGGTCGAAAAGCGCGACCTTACCCACGGCACCACAGGCCGTTATCACGGTCTGCTGCACAGCGGCGGCCGCTACGTGGTCAAAGACCCGGTAAGCGCCACCGAGTGCATTCACGAAAACCGCATTCTGCGCAGAACCCACACTCACTGCATCGAAGACACCGGCGGCTTTTTCGTCGTCACGCCCGAAGACGAAGGCGAGTACCCGGACAAATTCCTCGAAGGGTGCGTCAAGACCGGCGTCGATTGCGCCGAAATCTCGGTTGCCGAGGCCCTGCGCCGCGAGCCGCTGCTCAATCGGCGCCTCAGCCGGGTGTTCGAGGTCCCCGATGGCTCGGCCGACAGCTTTCTGGCCACCCATGCCACTGCTCAGGCGGCGCGGCTGGCCGGCGCGCGCATCCTCAACTATCACGAGCTGGTCGATCTGATCATCGTCCCGGACGACGGGGGCCGGCGGGTGGTGGGGGCGCGGGTGCGCGATGTCGCGCGGGGGGAGGAGATCGAAATCCGCAGCCAGATGGTCATCAACGCCACCGGCGCCTGGGCCAACAAAGTCACCGGGTTGGCCAGGATCACGATCAGCGTCGTCCCCGGCAAGGGCACGATGGTGGCCATGAGCCATCGCCTCACCAACACGGTGTTGAACCGCTGCAAAAAGCCATCCGATGGCGACATCATCGTGCCAGTGCACACCGTGGCCGTGATCGGCACCACCGACGAACGCGTGACCGACCCCGAAAACCTGCGCATCGAGCCGTGGGAAGTGCAACTGATGCTGGACGAAGGCGAACGCCTGATCCCCGGCATCAGCCAGGCGCGAGTGGTGCGGGCCTGGGCGGGTGTGCGGCCGCTGTATCAGGAAGATTATGCCGGGGCCAGCCGCGAGGCCACGCGGCAGTTCGCCCTCTTGGATCACAAGGCCCGGCACAACGTCGCCGGTTTCCTCACCATCACCGGCGGCAAGTGGACGACCTTTCGGCTGATGGCCGAGAAGACGGTGGACAAAGCCTGCGAGCAACTGGGCGCACGCAAAGCCTGCGTGACCGCCCAGTCCACCGTCCCCGGCGCCGAGCAGGGGCATTACTGGCTCGGCCATCGCCTGCACGAGATCGAAGACGCCCATTTGCAGGGCCAGCTTGTGTGCGAATGCGAGCTGGTGACTCGTCCGATGTTGGAAGCCGCGGCCCGGAATAACCCCACCCTCACCCTCGACGATCTGCGCCGTGATGTGCGGCTGGGCATGGGGCCATGCCAGGGCGGGTGGTGCACCTATCGGTCGGTGGGCATCATCCATGAGCTGGGCCAGGCCGGGGCCTGGTCGGGCGAAGCGGGCGAGCAAACCAGCGAGGCCGCCAATTGGGATGTGGCCTATGTGCAGTCACCCAAACGGCAGACCGGGCCGACGAGCATCCTTCGCCAGGCCGCCGGCGCGCTCCCGGTCCTGTTCAACCCCAACCTCCTGCTGCGCGACTTCCTGCAAGAACGCTGGAAAGGCGTCACCCCCATCCTTTGGGGCCAGCAACTCAAGCAGGAGCGGCTGGACGAGATGATCTACCTCAGCCTGCTCAACGTCGATCACCTGCCCGAATCCGACCTGAGCAGCCCACTGACCGACTTCTACCACTACGACACCACGCCCAACGACAAACTGGAGGCGCCCAAATGA
- the glpB gene encoding glycerol-3-phosphate dehydrogenase subunit GlpB translates to MNDVLVIGAGLSGLTAAYTVAQTGLKAKVIAKGLGSLHWGAGTIDLFGYAPLDPQRPIARPLDFIAGWLAENQPQHPYALLGARQVQAALDSFAALTSDMGLPYIGAQTSGDNLLLPTAVGAARPTFLAPQSQLAGDLSRDEPMLIVGFAGLRDFYPHLVAENLGKAGQRARAALLPFDLLTDRNDSNTVQQAQGMDDPARRGKLAAAIKKIVQPGERVGLPPILGLEAPTKAWADVQQQVGAPVFEIPTLPPSVPGMRLYMALRDRLRQMGVRVEIGLEARGAATRNGHIEWVETATTARPLKHSAQQFVLATGGIMGGGFDSDHTGRVWEVIFDLPLTTPQQRSKWFRPAFINPDGHPVYTGGVLTDARMQPLEGAGNLVYDNLWAVGDLLANDNPILQRSLEGAALATGYAAGLRIAQMSRK, encoded by the coding sequence ATGAACGATGTCCTCGTCATCGGCGCCGGTCTCAGCGGGCTGACGGCCGCCTACACCGTCGCCCAGACCGGTTTGAAGGCCAAAGTCATTGCCAAGGGCCTGGGATCGCTGCACTGGGGCGCAGGCACGATCGACCTTTTCGGCTATGCGCCGTTGGATCCCCAGCGGCCCATCGCCCGCCCTCTCGATTTCATCGCCGGCTGGCTGGCCGAGAACCAGCCCCAGCACCCCTATGCGCTTCTGGGCGCCAGGCAGGTGCAGGCGGCGTTGGATAGCTTCGCCGCTCTGACCTCGGACATGGGTCTGCCCTATATCGGCGCACAAACCTCCGGCGACAACCTCCTGCTCCCCACCGCCGTCGGCGCCGCCCGCCCTACCTTTCTGGCCCCCCAGTCGCAGCTGGCCGGCGACCTGAGCCGCGACGAGCCGATGCTGATCGTTGGCTTCGCCGGCTTGCGAGATTTCTATCCCCACCTGGTGGCCGAAAACCTGGGCAAAGCCGGGCAACGGGCGCGGGCGGCCCTGCTGCCGTTCGACCTGCTCACCGACCGCAACGATAGCAACACCGTCCAGCAGGCGCAAGGGATGGACGACCCCGCCCGTCGTGGCAAATTGGCGGCGGCGATCAAGAAAATCGTGCAGCCAGGTGAGCGCGTGGGCCTGCCTCCCATCCTCGGCCTGGAGGCCCCCACGAAAGCCTGGGCCGATGTGCAACAACAGGTTGGCGCGCCCGTGTTCGAGATCCCCACCCTGCCGCCCAGTGTGCCGGGAATGCGCCTGTACATGGCCCTGCGCGACAGACTGCGGCAGATGGGCGTGCGAGTCGAGATTGGCCTCGAAGCCAGGGGGGCCGCCACCCGCAACGGCCATATCGAGTGGGTGGAGACCGCGACCACCGCCCGGCCGCTCAAGCACTCGGCCCAGCAGTTCGTGCTGGCCACGGGTGGGATCATGGGCGGCGGCTTTGACAGCGACCACACCGGCCGGGTGTGGGAAGTGATCTTCGACCTGCCCCTGACTACGCCCCAGCAGCGCAGCAAATGGTTCCGGCCGGCCTTCATCAACCCCGACGGCCATCCCGTCTACACTGGCGGGGTGCTGACCGACGCCCGGATGCAGCCACTGGAGGGGGCCGGCAATCTGGTTTACGACAATCTCTGGGCTGTGGGCGACCTGCTGGCCAACGACAACCCCATCCTGCAGCGCAGTCTGGAAGGCGCAGCCCTGGCTACCGGCTATGCCGCAGGTCTAAGAATTGCGCAGATGAGCAGGAAGTGA
- a CDS encoding type 1 glutamine amidotransferase, whose amino-acid sequence MPLHNKTIAFLVGPGFEDLEFWVVYMRLVEEGARVVTVGLKAGEVYPSKSGGLTATAAVAASEVDASQFDALVIPGGWAPDKIRRYPAVTGLVRAVHRQGKIIGMICHAGLVGISARIVAGGRATGSLGIKDDLENAGATWVEAPAFRDGNIVWGRVVEDIPDFNRELVAALAGQ is encoded by the coding sequence ATGCCCCTCCACAACAAAACCATCGCTTTCCTTGTCGGTCCCGGCTTCGAGGACCTCGAATTCTGGGTTGTCTACATGCGCCTGGTCGAAGAAGGGGCGCGGGTCGTCACCGTCGGCCTCAAAGCAGGCGAGGTCTACCCCTCCAAGAGCGGCGGCCTGACCGCCACGGCCGCTGTCGCCGCCTCTGAGGTCGATGCCAGCCAGTTCGATGCCCTGGTCATCCCCGGCGGCTGGGCGCCCGACAAAATTCGTCGCTACCCCGCCGTCACCGGGCTGGTGCGCGCCGTCCACCGGCAGGGCAAGATCATCGGCATGATCTGCCATGCCGGGCTGGTGGGCATCTCCGCCCGGATTGTAGCCGGGGGCCGGGCCACCGGTTCGCTGGGGATCAAGGACGACCTGGAAAACGCCGGCGCCACCTGGGTCGAGGCCCCCGCCTTCCGCGATGGCAACATTGTTTGGGGGCGGGTGGTCGAGGACATCCCCGATTTCAATCGCGAGTTGGTGGCGGCGTTGGCGGGCCAGTAA
- a CDS encoding type II toxin-antitoxin system HicB family antitoxin: MKVKTSITLSEALLIAIDERAELEGKNRSEYIESAVWATIRRAEREEQEASDREILVRRAAGINQELAQALAQQGVR, from the coding sequence ATGAAAGTCAAGACATCGATCACTTTGTCCGAGGCGCTGCTGATCGCCATCGACGAGCGGGCCGAACTGGAGGGCAAGAACCGCTCGGAGTACATCGAAAGCGCGGTCTGGGCCACCATCCGGCGGGCCGAACGCGAGGAGCAGGAAGCAAGCGACCGTGAAATCCTGGTCCGGCGGGCCGCGGGCATCAACCAAGAGCTCGCCCAGGCACTGGCGCAGCAGGGGGTGCGATGA
- the ptsP gene encoding phosphoenolpyruvate--protein phosphotransferase encodes MVGIVLVSHSHELAQAAKALAGQQVQGRAALAAVGGTGDPDFPFGTDALAILEAIQSVYDDDGVLVLMDLGSAILSAETALEFMDPEQAARVRLSAGPFIEGAMAAAVQASIGADLAAVQREAAEAMAPKREALGGERGLEMGDERLEIGEGSMIGGQVTARVRLVNPAGLHFGPAVQFVQLAATFPAEIGVRNLSTGAGPADAKRFNQVLALGAEQGHVIDLAAFGPEAEAALAALVALVEAGFGEAEAPPMAAPVAAESPTGSGRAVLRGLAGSPGLAVGRAVWLAEAGGAGAGQYPATAADPAVEWARFTAASQQAREDLAALAGRMGRELGEAQARIFQAHALALADPDLEAAIRAAIFERAASAEAAVFEATEVAARGYQAMTGPRFQERAADLRDVGARVLRLLAGAGETRLDLPDEAILLALDLTPSQTANLDRSKVAGFGIALGGPTAHTAILARSLGIPAVVGLGEENLRQIKEGDRLAIDGAAGVLFLEPDEATQVSYRTQQAEEAARRQVAQRLAQAEGRTKDGRRVEVVANLAVAAEAQAAIAAGAEGVGLLRTEFLFQDRLAPPSEDEQTEVYAQVARAMSPRPVIIRTLDIGGDKPAPYLNLPAEANPFLGWRAIRISLALPDFFKVQLRAILRAAVAGDVRVMFPMISIPAEVLAAQALLAEATAELAAAGVEHRAAIPTGIMIEVPSAVTLADQLAPLVDFFSIGTNDLTQYTFAVDRGNARVAALADPLHPALLRQIAGVIDAAHSRGKWVGLCGELAGQPQAIPILLGLGLDEFSMAAPAIASAKMLLAKLTLPEAQSLARRVLDLPDGAAVRAAVAAFLRGYADERG; translated from the coding sequence ATGGTCGGCATCGTCCTCGTTTCCCATAGCCATGAACTGGCGCAGGCGGCCAAAGCACTGGCCGGGCAGCAGGTGCAGGGCCGGGCGGCCCTCGCTGCGGTCGGCGGCACTGGCGACCCCGATTTCCCCTTCGGCACCGATGCCCTGGCCATCCTCGAGGCCATCCAGTCGGTGTATGACGACGACGGCGTGCTGGTGCTGATGGATTTGGGCAGCGCCATCCTCAGCGCCGAGACCGCCCTGGAATTCATGGACCCTGAGCAGGCGGCGCGGGTTCGGCTCAGCGCCGGGCCGTTCATCGAAGGCGCCATGGCAGCGGCCGTGCAGGCATCCATCGGCGCCGATTTGGCGGCGGTGCAGCGCGAGGCGGCCGAGGCGATGGCGCCGAAGCGGGAGGCGTTGGGGGGGGAGCGGGGATTGGAGATGGGAGATGAGAGATTGGAGATTGGAGAGGGGAGTATGATCGGCGGGCAGGTGACGGCGAGGGTGAGGTTGGTCAATCCGGCCGGGCTGCATTTTGGGCCGGCTGTGCAGTTCGTCCAGCTGGCCGCCACCTTCCCGGCTGAGATCGGCGTCCGCAACCTGAGCACGGGCGCGGGGCCGGCCGACGCCAAACGGTTCAATCAGGTGCTGGCGCTGGGGGCCGAGCAGGGGCACGTGATCGATCTGGCCGCGTTTGGGCCGGAGGCCGAAGCGGCGCTGGCGGCGCTGGTGGCTCTGGTCGAGGCAGGGTTTGGCGAGGCCGAAGCGCCGCCAATGGCCGCGCCCGTGGCCGCAGAGTCGCCCACCGGGTCGGGTCGGGCCGTCCTGCGCGGGCTGGCCGGCTCGCCGGGGCTGGCCGTGGGCCGGGCCGTCTGGCTGGCAGAGGCCGGGGGCGCGGGGGCGGGGCAGTATCCGGCCACAGCCGCCGATCCCGCGGTCGAATGGGCGCGCTTTACGGCGGCCAGCCAACAGGCCCGAGAGGACCTGGCGGCGTTGGCCGGACGCATGGGGCGCGAGCTGGGCGAGGCGCAGGCCCGCATCTTTCAGGCCCATGCCCTGGCCCTGGCCGACCCCGACCTGGAGGCAGCCATCCGCGCCGCCATCTTCGAGCGAGCTGCCAGCGCCGAAGCAGCTGTGTTCGAAGCGACCGAGGTCGCCGCCCGCGGCTACCAGGCGATGACCGGCCCCCGCTTCCAGGAGCGCGCCGCCGATCTGCGCGATGTGGGGGCGCGCGTCCTCCGCCTGCTGGCCGGGGCCGGGGAGACGCGCCTGGATCTGCCCGACGAGGCCATCCTGCTGGCCCTCGACCTGACTCCCTCTCAAACCGCTAACCTCGACCGCAGCAAGGTGGCCGGTTTTGGCATCGCCCTGGGCGGGCCGACCGCACATACCGCCATCCTCGCCCGCAGCCTGGGCATCCCGGCGGTGGTGGGGTTGGGCGAGGAGAATCTGCGCCAGATCAAGGAGGGCGACCGCTTGGCCATCGACGGCGCCGCGGGGGTCCTCTTCCTGGAGCCGGACGAAGCCACGCAGGTGTCGTACCGAACACAGCAGGCCGAGGAAGCAGCGCGGCGACAGGTTGCCCAACGCCTGGCGCAGGCAGAAGGCAGGACGAAGGATGGCAGGCGGGTGGAGGTGGTGGCGAATCTGGCCGTGGCCGCCGAAGCGCAGGCCGCCATCGCGGCCGGGGCCGAGGGCGTGGGCCTGCTGCGGACGGAATTCCTGTTCCAGGATCGGCTGGCGCCGCCCAGCGAGGACGAGCAGACCGAGGTCTATGCCCAGGTCGCCCGCGCCATGTCTCCGCGACCGGTCATCATCCGCACGCTCGACATCGGCGGCGATAAACCGGCCCCCTATCTGAACCTGCCGGCCGAGGCCAACCCCTTCCTGGGCTGGCGGGCGATCCGCATCTCGCTGGCCCTGCCCGATTTCTTCAAGGTGCAGTTGCGGGCGATTTTGCGGGCGGCGGTGGCGGGCGATGTGCGGGTGATGTTCCCGATGATCAGCATCCCGGCCGAGGTGCTGGCCGCGCAGGCTTTGCTGGCCGAAGCGACGGCGGAGTTGGCGGCGGCAGGGGTCGAGCACCGGGCTGCGATCCCGACCGGGATCATGATCGAAGTCCCCTCGGCTGTAACCCTGGCCGACCAACTGGCCCCGCTGGTCGATTTCTTCAGCATCGGCACCAACGACCTCACCCAATACACCTTTGCCGTCGACCGCGGCAACGCTCGCGTGGCGGCCCTGGCCGACCCTCTGCACCCGGCCCTGCTGCGGCAGATCGCCGGCGTCATCGACGCCGCCCACAGCCGGGGCAAGTGGGTGGGCCTGTGCGGCGAGCTGGCCGGGCAGCCGCAGGCCATCCCCATCCTCCTGGGCCTGGGCCTGGACGAGTTCAGCATGGCCGCGCCCGCCATCGCCAGCGCCAAGATGCTGTTGGCGAAGCTGACCCTGCCCGAAGCGCAAAGCCTGGCCCGCCGCGTCCTCGATCTGCCCGATGGCGCCGCCGTGCGCGCCGCCGTCGCTGCTTTTCTGCGAGGCTACGCCGATGAACGCGGATGA
- a CDS encoding anaerobic glycerol-3-phosphate dehydrogenase subunit C, whose protein sequence is MHTTSWESVGPTLDECIKCNICSSYCPVAEVTDLFPGPKYVGPQAQRFRENGQPHSPDHSVDYCSGCRVCNEVCPTGVRIAEINTRARAALAAEHGIPLRNRLLGRSDMLGRMGMIAPGLANFAMNNGLARTMAEKVMGISSQAQMPRWSTEGTFASWLQRTAGQRLKADKKVVYFHGCSTMYYEPFVGKAAVAVFEHHGYEVIVPPQNCCGLPLLNNADFPTAEKYHQGNLEKLAPLAQQGHVIVGTSTSCTLTLKEEAPDMLDIHTQPAHDLKMAVWDMFEWLRDLYDQGQLRTDFKRLDMVLPYHAPCQYRAHHLGSPVMEVLSLIPGLDLRESCARCCGGAGTYVYKKEKYQIAMDVGEELFRFVREQGDAVKMTACTSETCRWQIEAGTGLPCRHPIEVLAAAYGLYDLEKRKLTTA, encoded by the coding sequence ATGCACACAACAAGCTGGGAATCGGTAGGCCCTACCCTGGACGAATGCATCAAGTGCAATATCTGTAGCAGCTATTGTCCGGTTGCTGAGGTCACCGACCTTTTCCCCGGCCCCAAATATGTCGGCCCCCAGGCCCAACGCTTTCGCGAGAACGGCCAACCGCACTCACCCGACCATTCGGTCGACTACTGCTCTGGCTGCCGCGTCTGCAACGAAGTCTGCCCGACCGGGGTGCGCATCGCCGAGATCAATACCCGCGCCCGCGCCGCCCTTGCCGCCGAGCACGGCATCCCCTTGCGCAACCGGCTGCTGGGGCGCAGCGATATGCTGGGGCGGATGGGCATGATCGCCCCCGGCCTGGCCAACTTTGCCATGAACAACGGCCTGGCGCGGACGATGGCCGAGAAAGTGATGGGCATTTCCAGCCAGGCGCAGATGCCGCGCTGGAGCACCGAGGGCACGTTTGCTTCCTGGCTTCAGCGCACGGCCGGCCAGCGCCTGAAAGCGGATAAGAAGGTGGTCTATTTCCACGGCTGTTCGACCATGTACTACGAGCCGTTCGTGGGCAAGGCGGCGGTGGCGGTGTTCGAGCACCACGGCTACGAAGTCATCGTCCCGCCGCAGAACTGCTGCGGCCTGCCGCTGTTGAACAACGCCGACTTCCCGACCGCCGAAAAATATCACCAGGGCAACCTGGAGAAGCTGGCGCCGCTGGCCCAACAGGGCCATGTCATCGTCGGCACCAGCACCAGCTGCACCCTGACCCTGAAAGAAGAAGCGCCGGACATGCTCGACATCCACACCCAACCCGCCCATGACCTGAAGATGGCGGTGTGGGATATGTTCGAGTGGTTGCGCGACCTGTACGACCAGGGCCAACTGCGCACCGACTTCAAGCGGTTGGACATGGTGCTGCCCTATCACGCCCCCTGCCAGTACCGCGCCCATCACCTCGGCTCACCGGTGATGGAGGTGCTCTCGCTGATCCCCGGCCTCGACCTGCGCGAGAGTTGCGCCCGCTGTTGCGGCGGCGCCGGCACCTACGTCTACAAGAAAGAGAAATACCAGATCGCCATGGACGTGGGCGAGGAGTTGTTCCGCTTCGTGCGCGAGCAGGGCGACGCCGTCAAGATGACGGCCTGCACCTCCGAGACCTGTCGCTGGCAGATCGAAGCCGGCACCGGTCTCCCCTGCCGCCACCCGATCGAGGTGCTGGCCGCGGCCTATGGGCTGTATGATTTGGAGAAGCGGAAGTTGACCACGGCCTGA
- a CDS encoding type II toxin-antitoxin system PemK/MazF family toxin, giving the protein MRRGDVYLVEQTNGGLRRGRLFVVLGRQLALDSDLATVICAPIVNSYVGLATQTPVGAADGLPVEGGIYCEALVSLPKTALTRLVACLGAEKLKAVEKALAVALDLPVR; this is encoded by the coding sequence ATGAGGCGGGGCGATGTCTATCTGGTCGAGCAGACGAACGGCGGGCTGAGGCGCGGGCGCTTATTCGTCGTCCTCGGCCGCCAACTGGCGCTGGATTCCGATCTGGCGACCGTTATCTGCGCGCCGATTGTCAATAGCTATGTCGGGCTGGCGACGCAGACGCCGGTCGGGGCGGCGGATGGGCTGCCGGTGGAGGGTGGCATCTACTGCGAGGCGCTGGTGAGCCTGCCGAAGACGGCGCTGACGCGGCTGGTGGCCTGCCTGGGGGCTGAGAAGCTGAAGGCGGTGGAGAAGGCGCTGGCGGTGGCGCTGGATCTGCCTGTTCGCTGA